The Synchiropus splendidus isolate RoL2022-P1 chromosome 8, RoL_Sspl_1.0, whole genome shotgun sequence genome has a window encoding:
- the mark4b gene encoding MAP/microtubule affinity-regulating kinase 4 isoform X6, which translates to MSLRTALPGNERNPEHHTSLSASRSEKGTGWSSRSLGARCRNSIALCSDEQPHIGNYRLLKTIGKGNFAKVKLARHILTGREVAIKIIDKTQLNPTSLQKLFREVRIMKTLNHPNIVQLFEVIETEKTLYLIMEYASGGEVFDYLVAHGRMKEKEARAKFRQIVSAVHYCHQKNIVHRDLKAENLLLDANSNIKIADFGFSNEFTAGSKLDTFCGSPPYAAPELFQGKKYDGPEVDIWSLGVILYTLVSGSLPFDGQNLKELRERVLRGKYRVPFYMSTDCEGILRRFLVLNPTKRCSLEQIMKDKWLNISYEGEELKPHTEPEEDFNDSNRIDVMVGMGFTREEIRDSLVSHKYNEVTATYLLLARKTETESSVSRSGSSLSLARVRPGTITNGTSKHSTSSSSSGAQSSSSGHKAQRSASTYHRQRRHSDFCGPSVPGTTHPKRSPSGVGEGLKEERLSIRKPSTSTVGSRSIPTPSSPMVSSAHNPNKAEIPDRRKEANSTTNNIPASAMTRRNTYVCTDRSGTDRSSLLQNGKENSSLSHRLPPASPSTHSIAGASGVSSSTPSSRLSRGTTVRSTFHGGQIRDRRPPSHAPPSSPTPSHDSGSLPHARTRATSNLLSKLTSKLTRRVTLDPSKRQSSNKSMSGCTLPQGTKTGHRRT; encoded by the exons ATGTCTTTACGCACGGCGCTTCCTGGCAACGAGAGGAACCCGGAGCAT CACACCTCACTCTCAGCCAGCCGCTCGGAGAAGGGCACCGGATGGTCGAGCCGCTCACTCGGCGCCCGGTGTCGGAACTCCATCGCCTTGTGCTCGGACGAGCAGCCGCATATTGGGAACTACCGTCTTCTCAAAACCATCGGCAAAGGAAACTTCGCCAAAGTGAAACTGGCCAGACACATTCTGACCGGCAGAGAG GTTGCAATTAAGATCATCGACAAAACACAACTGAACCCAACCAGTCTACAGAAG TTGTTTCGCGAGGTACGCATCATGAAAACCCTCAACCACCCCAACATAG TCCAGCTGTTCGAGGTGATCGAGACAGAGAAGACTCTTTACCTGATTATGGAGTACGCCAGCGGAG gcGAAGTGTTCGACTACCTCGTGGCTCACGGAAGAATGAAGGAGAAAGAGGCCAGAGCCAAGTTTCGTCAG ATCGTCTCCGCAGTGCACTACTGTCATCAGAAGAACATCGTTCACAGGGACTTGAAG GCAGAGAATCTGCTCCTAGACGCCAACTCCAACATCAAAATAGCTGATTTCGGCTTCAGTAATGAGTTCACCGCTGGCAGCAAACTGGACACATTCTGTGGTTCCCCGCCTTACGCTGCCCCGGAGCTCTTCCAAGGGAAGAAGTACGACGGCCCTGAGGTGGACATCTGGAGTCTGGGGGTCATCCTGTACACGCTGGTCAGCGGTTCGCTCCCGTTCGATGGACAGAACTTGAAG GAGCTGCGAGAGCGAGTATTGAGAGGGAAGTACCGAGTTCCCTTCTACATGTCCACAGACTGTGAGGGGATCCTGCGCCGGTTTCTGGTCCTTAACCCGACTAAGCGCTGTTCGCTGGAG caAATAATGAAGGACAAGTGGCTGAACATCAGCTACGAGGGGGAGGAGCTGAAGCCTCACACGGAGCCCGAGGAGGACTTCAATGACAGCAACCGCATCG ATGTGATGGTGGGAATGGGCTTCACCCGAGAAGAGATCCGTGACTCCCTGGTCTCTCACAAGTACAACGAGGTGACAGCGACGTACCTGCTGCTCGCTCGCAAGACAGAG ACGGAGAGCAGTGTATCTCGGTCAGGCAGCAGTCTGAGTCTTGCCCGGGTCCGACCCGGAACCATCACCAATGGTACCAGCAAgcactccacctcctcctcgtcctctggAGCTCAGTCCTCTTCGTCTGGCCATAAGGCGCAACGGAGCGCCTCCACCTACCACCGCCAAAGACGCCACTCAGACTTCT GTGGTCCAAGTGTCCCGGGTACGACACATCCCAAACGCAGTCCCAGCGGCGTTGGCGAGGGGCTGAAGGAGGAACGGCTGTCCATACGAAAGCCCAGCACCAGCACCGTGGGCTCTCGTAGCATACCGACCCCCTCCAGTCCCATGGTCAGTTCTGCTCACAACCCCAATAAAGCCGAGATACCCGACCGACGCAAGGAGGCCAACTCAACAACG AACAACATCCCTGCTAGTGCCATGACTCGACGAAACACGTACGTCTGCACGGACCGATCCGGCACTGATAGATCGTCCCTGCTGCAGAACGGCAAAGAAAACAG CTCTTTATCCCACCGCCTCCCACCTGCCTCCCCCTCCACTCACAGCATCGCTGGAGCGTCGGGGGTCTCCTCCTCCACGCCCTCCTCCCGTCTCTCCAGGGGAACCACGGTGAGGAGCACTTTCCACGGAGGGCAGATTAGGGACCGCAGGCCTCCGTCCCATGCTCCCCCATCTTCTCCCACGCCATCCCACGATTCTGGCTCCCTGCCCCACGCCAGGACCAGAGCCACCAGCAACCTGCTCAGCAAACTCACCTCCAAGCTGACCCGCAG GGTCACTCTTGACCCCTCTAAGCGTCAGAGCTCAAACAAATCCATGTCGGGCTGCACCCTCCCACAGGGGACAAAAACA GGTCACAGACGAACCTGA
- the mark4b gene encoding MAP/microtubule affinity-regulating kinase 4 isoform X7 codes for MSLRTALPGNERNPEHHTSLSASRSEKGTGWSSRSLGARCRNSIALCSDEQPHIGNYRLLKTIGKGNFAKVKLARHILTGREVAIKIIDKTQLNPTSLQKLFREVRIMKTLNHPNIVQLFEVIETEKTLYLIMEYASGGEVFDYLVAHGRMKEKEARAKFRQIVSAVHYCHQKNIVHRDLKAENLLLDANSNIKIADFGFSNEFTAGSKLDTFCGSPPYAAPELFQGKKYDGPEVDIWSLGVILYTLVSGSLPFDGQNLKELRERVLRGKYRVPFYMSTDCEGILRRFLVLNPTKRCSLEQIMKDKWLNISYEGEELKPHTEPEEDFNDSNRIDVMVGMGFTREEIRDSLVSHKYNEVTATYLLLARKTETESSVSRSGSSLSLARVRPGTITNGTSKHSTSSSSSGAQSSSSGHKAQRSASTYHRQRRHSDFCGPSVPGTTHPKRSPSGVGEGLKEERLSIRKPSTSTVGSRSIPTPSSPMVSSAHNPNKAEIPDRRKEANSTTNNIPASAMTRRNTYVCTDRSGTDRSSLLQNGKENSSLSHRLPPASPSTHSIAGASGVSSSTPSSRLSRGTTVRSTFHGGQIRDRRPPSHAPPSSPTPSHDSGSLPHARTRATSNLLSKLTSKLTRRVTDEPERISRSPVTSRSIVLVSVAH; via the exons ATGTCTTTACGCACGGCGCTTCCTGGCAACGAGAGGAACCCGGAGCAT CACACCTCACTCTCAGCCAGCCGCTCGGAGAAGGGCACCGGATGGTCGAGCCGCTCACTCGGCGCCCGGTGTCGGAACTCCATCGCCTTGTGCTCGGACGAGCAGCCGCATATTGGGAACTACCGTCTTCTCAAAACCATCGGCAAAGGAAACTTCGCCAAAGTGAAACTGGCCAGACACATTCTGACCGGCAGAGAG GTTGCAATTAAGATCATCGACAAAACACAACTGAACCCAACCAGTCTACAGAAG TTGTTTCGCGAGGTACGCATCATGAAAACCCTCAACCACCCCAACATAG TCCAGCTGTTCGAGGTGATCGAGACAGAGAAGACTCTTTACCTGATTATGGAGTACGCCAGCGGAG gcGAAGTGTTCGACTACCTCGTGGCTCACGGAAGAATGAAGGAGAAAGAGGCCAGAGCCAAGTTTCGTCAG ATCGTCTCCGCAGTGCACTACTGTCATCAGAAGAACATCGTTCACAGGGACTTGAAG GCAGAGAATCTGCTCCTAGACGCCAACTCCAACATCAAAATAGCTGATTTCGGCTTCAGTAATGAGTTCACCGCTGGCAGCAAACTGGACACATTCTGTGGTTCCCCGCCTTACGCTGCCCCGGAGCTCTTCCAAGGGAAGAAGTACGACGGCCCTGAGGTGGACATCTGGAGTCTGGGGGTCATCCTGTACACGCTGGTCAGCGGTTCGCTCCCGTTCGATGGACAGAACTTGAAG GAGCTGCGAGAGCGAGTATTGAGAGGGAAGTACCGAGTTCCCTTCTACATGTCCACAGACTGTGAGGGGATCCTGCGCCGGTTTCTGGTCCTTAACCCGACTAAGCGCTGTTCGCTGGAG caAATAATGAAGGACAAGTGGCTGAACATCAGCTACGAGGGGGAGGAGCTGAAGCCTCACACGGAGCCCGAGGAGGACTTCAATGACAGCAACCGCATCG ATGTGATGGTGGGAATGGGCTTCACCCGAGAAGAGATCCGTGACTCCCTGGTCTCTCACAAGTACAACGAGGTGACAGCGACGTACCTGCTGCTCGCTCGCAAGACAGAG ACGGAGAGCAGTGTATCTCGGTCAGGCAGCAGTCTGAGTCTTGCCCGGGTCCGACCCGGAACCATCACCAATGGTACCAGCAAgcactccacctcctcctcgtcctctggAGCTCAGTCCTCTTCGTCTGGCCATAAGGCGCAACGGAGCGCCTCCACCTACCACCGCCAAAGACGCCACTCAGACTTCT GTGGTCCAAGTGTCCCGGGTACGACACATCCCAAACGCAGTCCCAGCGGCGTTGGCGAGGGGCTGAAGGAGGAACGGCTGTCCATACGAAAGCCCAGCACCAGCACCGTGGGCTCTCGTAGCATACCGACCCCCTCCAGTCCCATGGTCAGTTCTGCTCACAACCCCAATAAAGCCGAGATACCCGACCGACGCAAGGAGGCCAACTCAACAACG AACAACATCCCTGCTAGTGCCATGACTCGACGAAACACGTACGTCTGCACGGACCGATCCGGCACTGATAGATCGTCCCTGCTGCAGAACGGCAAAGAAAACAG CTCTTTATCCCACCGCCTCCCACCTGCCTCCCCCTCCACTCACAGCATCGCTGGAGCGTCGGGGGTCTCCTCCTCCACGCCCTCCTCCCGTCTCTCCAGGGGAACCACGGTGAGGAGCACTTTCCACGGAGGGCAGATTAGGGACCGCAGGCCTCCGTCCCATGCTCCCCCATCTTCTCCCACGCCATCCCACGATTCTGGCTCCCTGCCCCACGCCAGGACCAGAGCCACCAGCAACCTGCTCAGCAAACTCACCTCCAAGCTGACCCGCAG GGTCACAGACGAACCTGAGAGAATCAGCAGATCTCCGGTCACAAG CCGCAGCATCGTCCTCGTCTCAGTCGCACATTAA
- the mark4b gene encoding MAP/microtubule affinity-regulating kinase 4 isoform X4: MSLRTALPGNERNPEHHTSLSASRSEKGTGWSSRSLGARCRNSIALCSDEQPHIGNYRLLKTIGKGNFAKVKLARHILTGREVAIKIIDKTQLNPTSLQKLFREVRIMKTLNHPNIVQLFEVIETEKTLYLIMEYASGGEVFDYLVAHGRMKEKEARAKFRQIVSAVHYCHQKNIVHRDLKAENLLLDANSNIKIADFGFSNEFTAGSKLDTFCGSPPYAAPELFQGKKYDGPEVDIWSLGVILYTLVSGSLPFDGQNLKELRERVLRGKYRVPFYMSTDCEGILRRFLVLNPTKRCSLEQIMKDKWLNISYEGEELKPHTEPEEDFNDSNRIDVMVGMGFTREEIRDSLVSHKYNEVTATYLLLARKTETESSVSRSGSSLSLARVRPGTITNGTSKHSTSSSSSGAQSSSSGHKAQRSASTYHRQRRHSDFCGPSVPGTTHPKRSPSGVGEGLKEERLSIRKPSTSTVGSRSIPTPSSPMVSSAHNPNKAEIPDRRKEANSTTNNIPASAMTRRNTYVCTDRSGTDRSSLLQNGKENSSLSHRLPPASPSTHSIAGASGVSSSTPSSRLSRGTTVRSTFHGGQIRDRRPPSHAPPSSPTPSHDSGSLPHARTRATSNLLSKLTSKLTRRVTLDPSKRQSSNKSMSGCTLPQGTKTVSKSSFPVFTGCCCCLSVSLSHCLSVCLPLHHLSLFICCGWSLVSGENNPDPLSTFLEYSSQT; this comes from the exons ATGTCTTTACGCACGGCGCTTCCTGGCAACGAGAGGAACCCGGAGCAT CACACCTCACTCTCAGCCAGCCGCTCGGAGAAGGGCACCGGATGGTCGAGCCGCTCACTCGGCGCCCGGTGTCGGAACTCCATCGCCTTGTGCTCGGACGAGCAGCCGCATATTGGGAACTACCGTCTTCTCAAAACCATCGGCAAAGGAAACTTCGCCAAAGTGAAACTGGCCAGACACATTCTGACCGGCAGAGAG GTTGCAATTAAGATCATCGACAAAACACAACTGAACCCAACCAGTCTACAGAAG TTGTTTCGCGAGGTACGCATCATGAAAACCCTCAACCACCCCAACATAG TCCAGCTGTTCGAGGTGATCGAGACAGAGAAGACTCTTTACCTGATTATGGAGTACGCCAGCGGAG gcGAAGTGTTCGACTACCTCGTGGCTCACGGAAGAATGAAGGAGAAAGAGGCCAGAGCCAAGTTTCGTCAG ATCGTCTCCGCAGTGCACTACTGTCATCAGAAGAACATCGTTCACAGGGACTTGAAG GCAGAGAATCTGCTCCTAGACGCCAACTCCAACATCAAAATAGCTGATTTCGGCTTCAGTAATGAGTTCACCGCTGGCAGCAAACTGGACACATTCTGTGGTTCCCCGCCTTACGCTGCCCCGGAGCTCTTCCAAGGGAAGAAGTACGACGGCCCTGAGGTGGACATCTGGAGTCTGGGGGTCATCCTGTACACGCTGGTCAGCGGTTCGCTCCCGTTCGATGGACAGAACTTGAAG GAGCTGCGAGAGCGAGTATTGAGAGGGAAGTACCGAGTTCCCTTCTACATGTCCACAGACTGTGAGGGGATCCTGCGCCGGTTTCTGGTCCTTAACCCGACTAAGCGCTGTTCGCTGGAG caAATAATGAAGGACAAGTGGCTGAACATCAGCTACGAGGGGGAGGAGCTGAAGCCTCACACGGAGCCCGAGGAGGACTTCAATGACAGCAACCGCATCG ATGTGATGGTGGGAATGGGCTTCACCCGAGAAGAGATCCGTGACTCCCTGGTCTCTCACAAGTACAACGAGGTGACAGCGACGTACCTGCTGCTCGCTCGCAAGACAGAG ACGGAGAGCAGTGTATCTCGGTCAGGCAGCAGTCTGAGTCTTGCCCGGGTCCGACCCGGAACCATCACCAATGGTACCAGCAAgcactccacctcctcctcgtcctctggAGCTCAGTCCTCTTCGTCTGGCCATAAGGCGCAACGGAGCGCCTCCACCTACCACCGCCAAAGACGCCACTCAGACTTCT GTGGTCCAAGTGTCCCGGGTACGACACATCCCAAACGCAGTCCCAGCGGCGTTGGCGAGGGGCTGAAGGAGGAACGGCTGTCCATACGAAAGCCCAGCACCAGCACCGTGGGCTCTCGTAGCATACCGACCCCCTCCAGTCCCATGGTCAGTTCTGCTCACAACCCCAATAAAGCCGAGATACCCGACCGACGCAAGGAGGCCAACTCAACAACG AACAACATCCCTGCTAGTGCCATGACTCGACGAAACACGTACGTCTGCACGGACCGATCCGGCACTGATAGATCGTCCCTGCTGCAGAACGGCAAAGAAAACAG CTCTTTATCCCACCGCCTCCCACCTGCCTCCCCCTCCACTCACAGCATCGCTGGAGCGTCGGGGGTCTCCTCCTCCACGCCCTCCTCCCGTCTCTCCAGGGGAACCACGGTGAGGAGCACTTTCCACGGAGGGCAGATTAGGGACCGCAGGCCTCCGTCCCATGCTCCCCCATCTTCTCCCACGCCATCCCACGATTCTGGCTCCCTGCCCCACGCCAGGACCAGAGCCACCAGCAACCTGCTCAGCAAACTCACCTCCAAGCTGACCCGCAG GGTCACTCTTGACCCCTCTAAGCGTCAGAGCTCAAACAAATCCATGTCGGGCTGCACCCTCCCACAGGGGACAAAAACAGTTAGTAAGTCTTCCTTTCCCGTGTttactggctgctgctgctgtctgtccgtctcactgtctcactgtctgtctgtctgtctgcctcttCACCACCTCTCACTCTTCATCTGCTGCGGTTGGAGTTTAGTCTCAGGTGAAAACAATCCAGACCCACTCAGCACTTTCTTGGAATACTCATCTCAAACTTGA
- the mark4b gene encoding MAP/microtubule affinity-regulating kinase 4 isoform X2, which translates to MRPWVRSNRSRSMQHTSLSASRSEKGTGWSSRSLGARCRNSIALCSDEQPHIGNYRLLKTIGKGNFAKVKLARHILTGREVAIKIIDKTQLNPTSLQKLFREVRIMKTLNHPNIVQLFEVIETEKTLYLIMEYASGGEVFDYLVAHGRMKEKEARAKFRQIVSAVHYCHQKNIVHRDLKAENLLLDANSNIKIADFGFSNEFTAGSKLDTFCGSPPYAAPELFQGKKYDGPEVDIWSLGVILYTLVSGSLPFDGQNLKELRERVLRGKYRVPFYMSTDCEGILRRFLVLNPTKRCSLEQIMKDKWLNISYEGEELKPHTEPEEDFNDSNRIDVMVGMGFTREEIRDSLVSHKYNEVTATYLLLARKTETESSVSRSGSSLSLARVRPGTITNGTSKHSTSSSSSGAQSSSSGHKAQRSASTYHRQRRHSDFCGPSVPGTTHPKRSPSGVGEGLKEERLSIRKPSTSTVGSRSIPTPSSPMVSSAHNPNKAEIPDRRKEANSTTNNIPASAMTRRNTYVCTDRSGTDRSSLLQNGKENSSLSHRLPPASPSTHSIAGASGVSSSTPSSRLSRGTTVRSTFHGGQIRDRRPPSHAPPSSPTPSHDSGSLPHARTRATSNLLSKLTSKLTRRVTLDPSKRQSSNKSMSGCTLPQGTKTVRSQTNLRESADLRSQAAASSSSQSHIKNSSRHLSGHQKAVEPRTPRCGWDVRVRSPRDPAEVVLALREAAQGCGCQVHLAGPFLLSCTHGAAGARVAFEAEVCQLPSGLGQSSGVRFKRLWGAPLAFRDIATKVSKELEL; encoded by the exons ATGAGGCCCTGGGTTCGTTCCAACAGGTCCAGATCAATGCAG CACACCTCACTCTCAGCCAGCCGCTCGGAGAAGGGCACCGGATGGTCGAGCCGCTCACTCGGCGCCCGGTGTCGGAACTCCATCGCCTTGTGCTCGGACGAGCAGCCGCATATTGGGAACTACCGTCTTCTCAAAACCATCGGCAAAGGAAACTTCGCCAAAGTGAAACTGGCCAGACACATTCTGACCGGCAGAGAG GTTGCAATTAAGATCATCGACAAAACACAACTGAACCCAACCAGTCTACAGAAG TTGTTTCGCGAGGTACGCATCATGAAAACCCTCAACCACCCCAACATAG TCCAGCTGTTCGAGGTGATCGAGACAGAGAAGACTCTTTACCTGATTATGGAGTACGCCAGCGGAG gcGAAGTGTTCGACTACCTCGTGGCTCACGGAAGAATGAAGGAGAAAGAGGCCAGAGCCAAGTTTCGTCAG ATCGTCTCCGCAGTGCACTACTGTCATCAGAAGAACATCGTTCACAGGGACTTGAAG GCAGAGAATCTGCTCCTAGACGCCAACTCCAACATCAAAATAGCTGATTTCGGCTTCAGTAATGAGTTCACCGCTGGCAGCAAACTGGACACATTCTGTGGTTCCCCGCCTTACGCTGCCCCGGAGCTCTTCCAAGGGAAGAAGTACGACGGCCCTGAGGTGGACATCTGGAGTCTGGGGGTCATCCTGTACACGCTGGTCAGCGGTTCGCTCCCGTTCGATGGACAGAACTTGAAG GAGCTGCGAGAGCGAGTATTGAGAGGGAAGTACCGAGTTCCCTTCTACATGTCCACAGACTGTGAGGGGATCCTGCGCCGGTTTCTGGTCCTTAACCCGACTAAGCGCTGTTCGCTGGAG caAATAATGAAGGACAAGTGGCTGAACATCAGCTACGAGGGGGAGGAGCTGAAGCCTCACACGGAGCCCGAGGAGGACTTCAATGACAGCAACCGCATCG ATGTGATGGTGGGAATGGGCTTCACCCGAGAAGAGATCCGTGACTCCCTGGTCTCTCACAAGTACAACGAGGTGACAGCGACGTACCTGCTGCTCGCTCGCAAGACAGAG ACGGAGAGCAGTGTATCTCGGTCAGGCAGCAGTCTGAGTCTTGCCCGGGTCCGACCCGGAACCATCACCAATGGTACCAGCAAgcactccacctcctcctcgtcctctggAGCTCAGTCCTCTTCGTCTGGCCATAAGGCGCAACGGAGCGCCTCCACCTACCACCGCCAAAGACGCCACTCAGACTTCT GTGGTCCAAGTGTCCCGGGTACGACACATCCCAAACGCAGTCCCAGCGGCGTTGGCGAGGGGCTGAAGGAGGAACGGCTGTCCATACGAAAGCCCAGCACCAGCACCGTGGGCTCTCGTAGCATACCGACCCCCTCCAGTCCCATGGTCAGTTCTGCTCACAACCCCAATAAAGCCGAGATACCCGACCGACGCAAGGAGGCCAACTCAACAACG AACAACATCCCTGCTAGTGCCATGACTCGACGAAACACGTACGTCTGCACGGACCGATCCGGCACTGATAGATCGTCCCTGCTGCAGAACGGCAAAGAAAACAG CTCTTTATCCCACCGCCTCCCACCTGCCTCCCCCTCCACTCACAGCATCGCTGGAGCGTCGGGGGTCTCCTCCTCCACGCCCTCCTCCCGTCTCTCCAGGGGAACCACGGTGAGGAGCACTTTCCACGGAGGGCAGATTAGGGACCGCAGGCCTCCGTCCCATGCTCCCCCATCTTCTCCCACGCCATCCCACGATTCTGGCTCCCTGCCCCACGCCAGGACCAGAGCCACCAGCAACCTGCTCAGCAAACTCACCTCCAAGCTGACCCGCAG GGTCACTCTTGACCCCTCTAAGCGTCAGAGCTCAAACAAATCCATGTCGGGCTGCACCCTCCCACAGGGGACAAAAACAGTTA GGTCACAGACGAACCTGAGAGAATCAGCAGATCTCCGGTCACAAG CCGCAGCATCGTCCTCGTCTCAGTCGCACATTAAGAACAGCAG TCGCCATCTATCTGGGCATCAGAAAGCCGTCGAGCCCCGGACCCCCCGATGCGGATGGGATGTGAGGGTGCGtagcccccgcgacccggccgAGGTGGTTCTGGCGCTGCGTGAGGCGGCGCAGGGCTGCGGATGCCAGGTCCATCTGGCCGGGCCGTTCCTTCTCTCCTGCACCCACGGAGCCGCCGGAGCCCGCGTGGCCTTCGAGGCTGAGGTCTGCCAGTTGCCCAGCGGGCTGGGCCAGAGCAGCGGGGTCCGGTTCAAGCGCCTGTGGGGGGCGCCTTTAGCCTTCAGAGACATCGCCACCAAAGTGTCCAAGGAGCTGGAACTCTGA
- the mark4b gene encoding MAP/microtubule affinity-regulating kinase 4 isoform X1, giving the protein MSLRTALPGNERNPEHHTSLSASRSEKGTGWSSRSLGARCRNSIALCSDEQPHIGNYRLLKTIGKGNFAKVKLARHILTGREVAIKIIDKTQLNPTSLQKLFREVRIMKTLNHPNIVQLFEVIETEKTLYLIMEYASGGEVFDYLVAHGRMKEKEARAKFRQIVSAVHYCHQKNIVHRDLKAENLLLDANSNIKIADFGFSNEFTAGSKLDTFCGSPPYAAPELFQGKKYDGPEVDIWSLGVILYTLVSGSLPFDGQNLKELRERVLRGKYRVPFYMSTDCEGILRRFLVLNPTKRCSLEQIMKDKWLNISYEGEELKPHTEPEEDFNDSNRIDVMVGMGFTREEIRDSLVSHKYNEVTATYLLLARKTETESSVSRSGSSLSLARVRPGTITNGTSKHSTSSSSSGAQSSSSGHKAQRSASTYHRQRRHSDFCGPSVPGTTHPKRSPSGVGEGLKEERLSIRKPSTSTVGSRSIPTPSSPMVSSAHNPNKAEIPDRRKEANSTTNNIPASAMTRRNTYVCTDRSGTDRSSLLQNGKENSSLSHRLPPASPSTHSIAGASGVSSSTPSSRLSRGTTVRSTFHGGQIRDRRPPSHAPPSSPTPSHDSGSLPHARTRATSNLLSKLTSKLTRRVTLDPSKRQSSNKSMSGCTLPQGTKTVRSQTNLRESADLRSQAAASSSSQSHIKNSSRHLSGHQKAVEPRTPRCGWDVRVRSPRDPAEVVLALREAAQGCGCQVHLAGPFLLSCTHGAAGARVAFEAEVCQLPSGLGQSSGVRFKRLWGAPLAFRDIATKVSKELEL; this is encoded by the exons ATGTCTTTACGCACGGCGCTTCCTGGCAACGAGAGGAACCCGGAGCAT CACACCTCACTCTCAGCCAGCCGCTCGGAGAAGGGCACCGGATGGTCGAGCCGCTCACTCGGCGCCCGGTGTCGGAACTCCATCGCCTTGTGCTCGGACGAGCAGCCGCATATTGGGAACTACCGTCTTCTCAAAACCATCGGCAAAGGAAACTTCGCCAAAGTGAAACTGGCCAGACACATTCTGACCGGCAGAGAG GTTGCAATTAAGATCATCGACAAAACACAACTGAACCCAACCAGTCTACAGAAG TTGTTTCGCGAGGTACGCATCATGAAAACCCTCAACCACCCCAACATAG TCCAGCTGTTCGAGGTGATCGAGACAGAGAAGACTCTTTACCTGATTATGGAGTACGCCAGCGGAG gcGAAGTGTTCGACTACCTCGTGGCTCACGGAAGAATGAAGGAGAAAGAGGCCAGAGCCAAGTTTCGTCAG ATCGTCTCCGCAGTGCACTACTGTCATCAGAAGAACATCGTTCACAGGGACTTGAAG GCAGAGAATCTGCTCCTAGACGCCAACTCCAACATCAAAATAGCTGATTTCGGCTTCAGTAATGAGTTCACCGCTGGCAGCAAACTGGACACATTCTGTGGTTCCCCGCCTTACGCTGCCCCGGAGCTCTTCCAAGGGAAGAAGTACGACGGCCCTGAGGTGGACATCTGGAGTCTGGGGGTCATCCTGTACACGCTGGTCAGCGGTTCGCTCCCGTTCGATGGACAGAACTTGAAG GAGCTGCGAGAGCGAGTATTGAGAGGGAAGTACCGAGTTCCCTTCTACATGTCCACAGACTGTGAGGGGATCCTGCGCCGGTTTCTGGTCCTTAACCCGACTAAGCGCTGTTCGCTGGAG caAATAATGAAGGACAAGTGGCTGAACATCAGCTACGAGGGGGAGGAGCTGAAGCCTCACACGGAGCCCGAGGAGGACTTCAATGACAGCAACCGCATCG ATGTGATGGTGGGAATGGGCTTCACCCGAGAAGAGATCCGTGACTCCCTGGTCTCTCACAAGTACAACGAGGTGACAGCGACGTACCTGCTGCTCGCTCGCAAGACAGAG ACGGAGAGCAGTGTATCTCGGTCAGGCAGCAGTCTGAGTCTTGCCCGGGTCCGACCCGGAACCATCACCAATGGTACCAGCAAgcactccacctcctcctcgtcctctggAGCTCAGTCCTCTTCGTCTGGCCATAAGGCGCAACGGAGCGCCTCCACCTACCACCGCCAAAGACGCCACTCAGACTTCT GTGGTCCAAGTGTCCCGGGTACGACACATCCCAAACGCAGTCCCAGCGGCGTTGGCGAGGGGCTGAAGGAGGAACGGCTGTCCATACGAAAGCCCAGCACCAGCACCGTGGGCTCTCGTAGCATACCGACCCCCTCCAGTCCCATGGTCAGTTCTGCTCACAACCCCAATAAAGCCGAGATACCCGACCGACGCAAGGAGGCCAACTCAACAACG AACAACATCCCTGCTAGTGCCATGACTCGACGAAACACGTACGTCTGCACGGACCGATCCGGCACTGATAGATCGTCCCTGCTGCAGAACGGCAAAGAAAACAG CTCTTTATCCCACCGCCTCCCACCTGCCTCCCCCTCCACTCACAGCATCGCTGGAGCGTCGGGGGTCTCCTCCTCCACGCCCTCCTCCCGTCTCTCCAGGGGAACCACGGTGAGGAGCACTTTCCACGGAGGGCAGATTAGGGACCGCAGGCCTCCGTCCCATGCTCCCCCATCTTCTCCCACGCCATCCCACGATTCTGGCTCCCTGCCCCACGCCAGGACCAGAGCCACCAGCAACCTGCTCAGCAAACTCACCTCCAAGCTGACCCGCAG GGTCACTCTTGACCCCTCTAAGCGTCAGAGCTCAAACAAATCCATGTCGGGCTGCACCCTCCCACAGGGGACAAAAACAGTTA GGTCACAGACGAACCTGAGAGAATCAGCAGATCTCCGGTCACAAG CCGCAGCATCGTCCTCGTCTCAGTCGCACATTAAGAACAGCAG TCGCCATCTATCTGGGCATCAGAAAGCCGTCGAGCCCCGGACCCCCCGATGCGGATGGGATGTGAGGGTGCGtagcccccgcgacccggccgAGGTGGTTCTGGCGCTGCGTGAGGCGGCGCAGGGCTGCGGATGCCAGGTCCATCTGGCCGGGCCGTTCCTTCTCTCCTGCACCCACGGAGCCGCCGGAGCCCGCGTGGCCTTCGAGGCTGAGGTCTGCCAGTTGCCCAGCGGGCTGGGCCAGAGCAGCGGGGTCCGGTTCAAGCGCCTGTGGGGGGCGCCTTTAGCCTTCAGAGACATCGCCACCAAAGTGTCCAAGGAGCTGGAACTCTGA